A genomic window from Prunus persica cultivar Lovell chromosome G2, Prunus_persica_NCBIv2, whole genome shotgun sequence includes:
- the LOC18787921 gene encoding IQ domain-containing protein IQM3 isoform X1: MAELSLDCYDGASPVMVPQHTAHGHESTAAVKLQKVYRSYRTRRRLADSAVVAEELWWQAIDYARLNHSTISFFDYHKSETAASRWSRISLFASKLGKGLSKDAKAQKLAFQHWIEAIDPRHRYGHNLNYYYDEWCRGDAGQPFFYWLDVGDGKEVDLKDCPRSKLQQECIKYLGPQEREHFEYIIFEGTLVHRGTGYLLDTNQGMEDSKWIFVMSTSKKLYAGEKKKGLFHHSSFLAGGATLAAGRLRAEHGKLKSVSAYSGHYRPTNENLGSFLIFLKESGVALDGVQVLSPMEDNESYGLSKSIQPGRTYGQTKAENPELHASRVEESNQQSESCTFSETKRISSYQRTISRNLFNLRTSVPKKELLQRINSKKEASSCQLGDQLSLKWSTGAGPRIGSVADYPLKLRLQALEFVSLSPRVSLAASPSEPPSGLTSFTTSCRIM; encoded by the exons ATGGCTGAGCTATCTCTGGATTGCTATGATGGTGCATCGCCGGTGATGGTTCCTCAGCATACAGCTCATGGCCATGAATCAACCGCTGCAGTGAAGTTGCAGAAAGTGTACAGGAGTTATAGAACCCGGCGTAGGCTAGCAGACTCGGCTGTGGTTGCTGAGGAGCTATG GTGGCAAGCTATAGATTATGCAAGGTTGAATCATAGTACGATTTCGTTCTTCGATTATCATAAATCTGAAACCGCAGCCTCACGATGGAGTAGGATCAGCTTATTTGCATCCAAG ctGGGGAAGGGATTATCAAAGGATGCTAAGGCACAAAAGTTAGCTTTCCAACATTGGATCGAAGCG ATTGATCCAAGACATCGTTATGGCCATAATCTGAACTATTACTATGATGAGTGGTGTAGAGGTGATGCAGGACAGCCCTTTTTCTACTG GTTGGACGTTGGAGATGGCAAGGAAGTTGATCTCAAGGATTGTCCAAGATCAAAGCTGCAACAAGAATGCATCAAGTATCTTGGACCG CAAGAGAGGGAACACTTCGAATATATCATTTTTGAAGGGACCTTGGTGCACAGAGGAACAGGATATCTTCTTGATACAAATCAAGGAATGGAAGATTCCAAATGGATTTTCGTGATGAGCACATCGAAGAAACTTTATGCTGGCGAG aagaagaagggattATTTCATCATTCCAGCTTCCTTGCCGGAGGGGCCACCTTGGCTGCTGGAAGACTTAGAGCAGAACATGGAAAGCTCAAG TCTGTATCGGCATACAGCGGACATTACCGTCCAACCAATGAGAACCTTGGCAGCTTCCTCATCTTCCTTAAGGAAAGTGGAGTTGCCCTTGATGGAGTTCAG GTACTTTCTCCCATGGAAGACAATGAGAGCTATGGTTTGAGCAAATCAATTCAACCTGGAAGAACATATGGACAAACAAAAGCTGAAAACCCTGAGCTTCATGCTTCCAGGGTGGAAGAAAGCAATCAACAGTCTGAATCATGtacattttcagaaacaaaaagaataagtAGTTACCAAAGAACCATATCCAGAAATCTCTTCAACCTCCGAACAAGTGTCCCTAAGAAAGAATTATTGCAAAGGATCAACTCCAAGAAGGAAGCAAGTTCATGTCAACTAGGAGACCAACTGTCTTTGAAGTGGTCAACAGGAGCAGGCCCTAGGATTGGGTCTGTTGCAGACTACCCTCTGAAGTTAAGGCTACAAGCACTAGAATTTGTAAGCCTCTCTCCTAGGGTCTCCCTCGCGGCATCCCCATCGGAACCTCCATCAGGTCTCACATCATTTACAACTTCTTGCAGGATAATGTGA
- the LOC18787921 gene encoding IQ domain-containing protein IQM3 isoform X2 produces the protein MAELSLDCYDGASPVMVPQHTAHGHESTAAVKLQKVYRSYRTRRRLADSAVVAEELWWQAIDYARLNHSTISFFDYHKSETAASRWSRISLFASKLGKGLSKDAKAQKLAFQHWIEAIDPRHRYGHNLNYYYDEWCRGDAGQPFFYWLDVGDGKEVDLKDCPRSKLQQECIKYLGPQEREHFEYIIFEGTLVHRGTGYLLDTNQGMEDSKWIFVMSTSKKLYAGEKKGLFHHSSFLAGGATLAAGRLRAEHGKLKSVSAYSGHYRPTNENLGSFLIFLKESGVALDGVQVLSPMEDNESYGLSKSIQPGRTYGQTKAENPELHASRVEESNQQSESCTFSETKRISSYQRTISRNLFNLRTSVPKKELLQRINSKKEASSCQLGDQLSLKWSTGAGPRIGSVADYPLKLRLQALEFVSLSPRVSLAASPSEPPSGLTSFTTSCRIM, from the exons ATGGCTGAGCTATCTCTGGATTGCTATGATGGTGCATCGCCGGTGATGGTTCCTCAGCATACAGCTCATGGCCATGAATCAACCGCTGCAGTGAAGTTGCAGAAAGTGTACAGGAGTTATAGAACCCGGCGTAGGCTAGCAGACTCGGCTGTGGTTGCTGAGGAGCTATG GTGGCAAGCTATAGATTATGCAAGGTTGAATCATAGTACGATTTCGTTCTTCGATTATCATAAATCTGAAACCGCAGCCTCACGATGGAGTAGGATCAGCTTATTTGCATCCAAG ctGGGGAAGGGATTATCAAAGGATGCTAAGGCACAAAAGTTAGCTTTCCAACATTGGATCGAAGCG ATTGATCCAAGACATCGTTATGGCCATAATCTGAACTATTACTATGATGAGTGGTGTAGAGGTGATGCAGGACAGCCCTTTTTCTACTG GTTGGACGTTGGAGATGGCAAGGAAGTTGATCTCAAGGATTGTCCAAGATCAAAGCTGCAACAAGAATGCATCAAGTATCTTGGACCG CAAGAGAGGGAACACTTCGAATATATCATTTTTGAAGGGACCTTGGTGCACAGAGGAACAGGATATCTTCTTGATACAAATCAAGGAATGGAAGATTCCAAATGGATTTTCGTGATGAGCACATCGAAGAAACTTTATGCTGGCGAG aagaagggattATTTCATCATTCCAGCTTCCTTGCCGGAGGGGCCACCTTGGCTGCTGGAAGACTTAGAGCAGAACATGGAAAGCTCAAG TCTGTATCGGCATACAGCGGACATTACCGTCCAACCAATGAGAACCTTGGCAGCTTCCTCATCTTCCTTAAGGAAAGTGGAGTTGCCCTTGATGGAGTTCAG GTACTTTCTCCCATGGAAGACAATGAGAGCTATGGTTTGAGCAAATCAATTCAACCTGGAAGAACATATGGACAAACAAAAGCTGAAAACCCTGAGCTTCATGCTTCCAGGGTGGAAGAAAGCAATCAACAGTCTGAATCATGtacattttcagaaacaaaaagaataagtAGTTACCAAAGAACCATATCCAGAAATCTCTTCAACCTCCGAACAAGTGTCCCTAAGAAAGAATTATTGCAAAGGATCAACTCCAAGAAGGAAGCAAGTTCATGTCAACTAGGAGACCAACTGTCTTTGAAGTGGTCAACAGGAGCAGGCCCTAGGATTGGGTCTGTTGCAGACTACCCTCTGAAGTTAAGGCTACAAGCACTAGAATTTGTAAGCCTCTCTCCTAGGGTCTCCCTCGCGGCATCCCCATCGGAACCTCCATCAGGTCTCACATCATTTACAACTTCTTGCAGGATAATGTGA
- the LOC18787939 gene encoding serine/threonine-protein kinase D6PK has protein sequence MQQCADELVNDIGNLNLECSTTAATDTDTAISVKTTSSHISSASKPHARPRDPCWDAIQGKKFNGTGISLDDLGLVRRLGCGDIGSVYLVELEGSDGCMFAAKVMDKEDLASRNKGNRARIEREILEILDHPFLPTLYGWLESDRWSCLLTEFCPGGDLHVLRQCQPDKRFGRAAVRFYASEVVAALEYLHMMGIIYRDLKPENVLIRSDGHIMLTDFDLSLRSSTSTSTAQLVSDQDPPNNDRSSYSTKQPQFGISPCILPSCMVPTASCMHPKGKRKKKSGHRVSLEIVAEPVDVRSMSFVGTHEYLAPEMVLGEGHGNAVDWWTLGIFIFEMFYGVTPFKGTNHDSTLANIVARALEFPKEPTVSGPAKDLITHLLIKDPTRRLGSTMGATAIKHHPFFDGVNWALLRCNTPPNIPRPVACRDLVQAGKGKDTPVEYY, from the exons ATGCAACAATGCGCCGACGAACTTGTCAACGACATAGGCAACCTTAATCTCGAGTGTTCCACTACCGCCGCCACCGACACCGACACCGCCATTTCTGTTAAAACCACTTCAAGCCACATCTCGTCCGCCAGTAAGCCTCACGCGCGGCCACGCGATCCATGTTGGGACGCGATCCAAGGCAAGAAGTTCAATGGCACGGGGATCAGCCTTGACGACCTAGGCCTCGTGCGTCGCCTCGGCTGCGGCGACATAGGGAGCGTGTACCTCGTAGAGTTAGAGGGTAGTGATGGGTGCATGTTTGCTGCCAAGGTGATGGACAAGGAGGATTTGGCAAGTAGGAATAAAGGAAATAGGGCAAGGATAGAGAGGGAAATATTGGAAATTTTGGACCATCCTTTTTTGCCCACGCTCTATGGCTGGTTGGAGTCGGACAGATGGTCTTGCTTGTTGACCGAGTTTTGCCCCGGTGGTGACCTCCATGTCCTCCGCCAATGCCAACCGGACAAACGCTTCGGTCGAGCGGCCGTCCG ATTTTATGCATCTGAAGTGGTTGCTGCTCTAGAGTACCTACACATGATGGGAATAATCTACCGTGATCTGAAGCCAGAAAATGTACTCATAAGATCAGACGGTCACATCATGTTGACCGACTTTGATCTCTCATTGAGGAGCAGCACTTCAACATCAACGGCTCAGCTTGTTTCTGATCAAGACCCACCAAACAACGATCGATCCTCTTATTCCACCAAGCAACCACAATTTGGAATATCACCATGCATCCTGCCTAGTTGTATGGTTCCGACGGCATCATGCATGCACCCAAAAGGCAAGCGCAAAAAGAAATCGGGTCACCGTGTGTCCCTCGAGATCGTGGCGGAGCCAGTCGACGTCCGATCGATGTCGTTTGTCGGGACCCACGAGTACTTGGCACCGGAGATGGTATTAGGTGAAGGCCATGGCAATGCAGTGGATTGGTGGACTCTAggcatatttatatttgaaatgtTTTACGGTGTCACACCCTTTAAAGGAACGAACCATGACTCAACTCTAGCCAACATTGTGGCCCGAGCCCTTGAGTTCCCTAAGGAGCCCACTGTGTCCGGACCCGCTAAAGATTTGATCACGCATCTTTTGATCAAGGACCCCACAAGAAGATTGGGGTCCACAATGGGTGCGACAGCAATCAAGCACCATCCATTTTTTGATGGGGTAAATTGGGCATTATTAAGATGTAATACACCACCCAACATTCCTCGGCCTGTTGCTTGCCGGGACCTTGTGCAAGCCGGGAAAGGTAAGGACACTCCGGTAGAATACTACTAG
- the LOC18787906 gene encoding anaphase-promoting complex subunit 11 encodes MKVNILQWHAVASWTWDAQDETCGICRMAFDGCCPACKLPGDDCPLIWGACNHAFHLHCILKWVNSQTSQAHCPMCRREWQFKG; translated from the coding sequence ATGAAAGTCAACATCTTGCAGTGGCATGCTGTTGCTTCATGGACATGGGATGCACAAGATGAAACATGTGGGATTTGCAGGATGGCATTTGATGGTTGTTGTCCTGCTTGTAAACTCCCTGGGGATGATTGCCCACTAATTTGGGGTGCATGCAACCATGCGTTCCATCTTCATTGCATCTTAAAATGGGTAAATTCACAGACTTCTCAGGCGCATTGCCCCATGTGCCGCAGGGAGTGGCAATTCAAAGGGTGA
- the LOC18787931 gene encoding alkaline/neutral invertase E, chloroplastic isoform X1, with the protein MGTSEAVLQVFCGAVPRLCSTDSCFSKCDPIFSSKYQLKCRKRRVSRYMQLLSCSGMQRSRIGNYRFRGIGSDLFGNMTVGDSWIQSCKCQQAGSISGATTEDENGTWFLDSAKKLNTINNMVNAPNALEFQDVQQLKQEKEGLPPNGTNGTVRDAFHKISVDSLEDEAWDLLRESMVYYCGSPVGTIAAKDPTSSNVLNYDQVFIRDFIPSGIAFLLKGEYDIVRNFILHTLQLQSWEKTMDCHSPGQGLMPASFKVRTVPLDGDESATEEVLDPDFGEAAIGRVAPVDSGLWWIILLRAYGKCSGDLSVQERVDVQTGIKMILRLCLADGFDMFPTLLVTDGSCMIDRRMGIHGHPLEIQSLFYSALLCAREMLAPEDGSVDLIRALNNRLVALSFHIREYYWVDLKKLNEIYRYKTEEYSYDAVNKFNIYPDQISSWLVEWMPNKGGYLIGNLQPAHMDFRFFSLGNLWSVISSIATTDQSHAILDLIESKWGDLVADMPFKICYPALEGQEWQIITGSDPKNTPWSYHNAGSWPTLLWQLTVASIKMNRPEIAAKAVEVAEKRISRDKWPEYYDTKRGRFIGKQARLFQTWSIAGYLVAKLLLADPSKAKILTTEEDSELVNAFSCMISANPRRKRGRKDLKQTYIV; encoded by the exons ATGGGCACTTCTGAAGCAGTTCTTCAAGTTTTTTGCGGGGCTGTACCACGCCTTTGTAGTActgattcatgttttagcaAATGTGATCCtatattttcttctaaataCCAATTAAAATGTCGGAAGAGAAGGGTCTCAAGATACATGCAATTGCTCAGTTGTTCAGGTATGCAACGAAGTCGTATAGGAAATTATCGATTTCGGGGGATAGGGAGTGATTTGTTTGGAAATATGACGGTAGGTGATTCTTGGATTCAGAGTTGCAAGTGCCAACAAGCTGGAAGTATAAGTGGGGCAACTACAGAAGATGAGAATGGGACATGGTTTCTGGATAGTGCAAAGAAATTGAACACAATCAACAATATGGTGAATGCGCCGAATGCTTTGGAATTTCAAGATGTTCAGCAGTTGAAACAGGAAAAGGAGGGCTTGCCACCTAATGGAACAAATGGAACAGTTAGAGATGCCTTTCACAAGATTAGTGTTGATTCGCTCGAGGATGAAGCATGGGATCTACTACGTGAATCTATGGTTTATTATTGCGGAAGTCCTGTTGGAACCATTGCTGCAAAGGATCCTACCAGTTCCAATGTGTTAAATTATGATCAAGTCTTTATTCGTGATTTCATACCTTCTGGCATAGCTTTCCTCTTGAAGGGGGAGTATGATATTGTTCGGAACTTTATACTTCATACTCTTCAGTTGCAG AGCTGGGAGAAAACAATGGATTGTCATAGTCCTGGTCAGGGTTTGATGCCTGCTAGTTTTAAAGTGCGTACTGTTCCTTTGGATGGTGATGAATCTGCAACAGAAGAGGTGCTGGATCCAGACTTTGGAGAGGCAGCAATTGGCCGTGTTGCCCCGGTAGATTCTG GGTTATGGTGGATAATCTTGTTACGTGCATATGGAAAATGCTCGGGTGATCTCTCAGTTCAGGAGAGAGTTGATGTGCAGACAGGGATTAAGATGATTCTAAGGTTATGTCTAGCTGATGGTTTTGATATGTTCCCTACATTATTGGTAACAGATGGTTCTTGTATGATAGATCGACGTATGGGAATTCATGGTCACCCACTGGAAATCCAG TCCCTTTTCTATTCAGCATTACTTTGTGCACGAGAGATGCTTGCTCCAGAGGATGGATCAGTCGATCTTATTCGAGCACTCAACAACCGTCTGGTAGCTCTGTCATTTCATATCAGAGAGTATTATTGGGTTGATTTGAAAAAACTGAATGAAATCTACCGATACAAGACTGAAGAGTACTCATATGATGCAGTTAATAAGTTCAACATTTACCCAGATCAAATTTCTTCGTGGCTCGTGGAATGGATGCCCAATAAAGGAGGCTATCTAATTGGAAATTTGCAACCAGCTCATATGGATTTccgatttttttctttgggaaaCTTGTGGTCTGTAATAAGCAGTATTGCGACAACAGATCAGTCACATGCTATTTTGGATCtaattgaatccaaatggggagatttgGTGGCGGACATGCCATTTAAGATTTGTTATCCTGCTCTTGAAGGCCAGGAGTGGCAGATTATCACTGGAAGTGATCCTAAGAACAC GCCCTGGTCCTACCATAATGCAGGTTCCTGGCCGACTCTGCTGTGGCAG CTCACTGTCGCTTCCATAAAGATGAATAGACCCGAAATTGCAGCAAAAGCTGTTGAGGTTGCTGAAAAACGGATATCGCGAGATAAGTGGCCAGAATACTATGACACCAAAAGGGGTAGGTTCATTGGAAAACAGGCACGCCTGTTCCAGACCTGGTCAATTGCAGGATACCTTGTGGCAAAGCTCCTGCTTGCTGATCCTAGTAAAGCCAAGATTTTGACAACTGAAGAGGATTCTGAACTGGTCAACGCCTTCTCCTGCATGATTAGTGCTAACCCAAGAAGAAAGCGTGGTCGAAAGGATTTGAAGCAGACCTACATTGTATGA
- the LOC18787931 gene encoding alkaline/neutral invertase E, chloroplastic isoform X2, with protein sequence MVNAPNALEFQDVQQLKQEKEGLPPNGTNGTVRDAFHKISVDSLEDEAWDLLRESMVYYCGSPVGTIAAKDPTSSNVLNYDQVFIRDFIPSGIAFLLKGEYDIVRNFILHTLQLQSWEKTMDCHSPGQGLMPASFKVRTVPLDGDESATEEVLDPDFGEAAIGRVAPVDSGLWWIILLRAYGKCSGDLSVQERVDVQTGIKMILRLCLADGFDMFPTLLVTDGSCMIDRRMGIHGHPLEIQSLFYSALLCAREMLAPEDGSVDLIRALNNRLVALSFHIREYYWVDLKKLNEIYRYKTEEYSYDAVNKFNIYPDQISSWLVEWMPNKGGYLIGNLQPAHMDFRFFSLGNLWSVISSIATTDQSHAILDLIESKWGDLVADMPFKICYPALEGQEWQIITGSDPKNTPWSYHNAGSWPTLLWQLTVASIKMNRPEIAAKAVEVAEKRISRDKWPEYYDTKRGRFIGKQARLFQTWSIAGYLVAKLLLADPSKAKILTTEEDSELVNAFSCMISANPRRKRGRKDLKQTYIV encoded by the exons ATGGTGAATGCGCCGAATGCTTTGGAATTTCAAGATGTTCAGCAGTTGAAACAGGAAAAGGAGGGCTTGCCACCTAATGGAACAAATGGAACAGTTAGAGATGCCTTTCACAAGATTAGTGTTGATTCGCTCGAGGATGAAGCATGGGATCTACTACGTGAATCTATGGTTTATTATTGCGGAAGTCCTGTTGGAACCATTGCTGCAAAGGATCCTACCAGTTCCAATGTGTTAAATTATGATCAAGTCTTTATTCGTGATTTCATACCTTCTGGCATAGCTTTCCTCTTGAAGGGGGAGTATGATATTGTTCGGAACTTTATACTTCATACTCTTCAGTTGCAG AGCTGGGAGAAAACAATGGATTGTCATAGTCCTGGTCAGGGTTTGATGCCTGCTAGTTTTAAAGTGCGTACTGTTCCTTTGGATGGTGATGAATCTGCAACAGAAGAGGTGCTGGATCCAGACTTTGGAGAGGCAGCAATTGGCCGTGTTGCCCCGGTAGATTCTG GGTTATGGTGGATAATCTTGTTACGTGCATATGGAAAATGCTCGGGTGATCTCTCAGTTCAGGAGAGAGTTGATGTGCAGACAGGGATTAAGATGATTCTAAGGTTATGTCTAGCTGATGGTTTTGATATGTTCCCTACATTATTGGTAACAGATGGTTCTTGTATGATAGATCGACGTATGGGAATTCATGGTCACCCACTGGAAATCCAG TCCCTTTTCTATTCAGCATTACTTTGTGCACGAGAGATGCTTGCTCCAGAGGATGGATCAGTCGATCTTATTCGAGCACTCAACAACCGTCTGGTAGCTCTGTCATTTCATATCAGAGAGTATTATTGGGTTGATTTGAAAAAACTGAATGAAATCTACCGATACAAGACTGAAGAGTACTCATATGATGCAGTTAATAAGTTCAACATTTACCCAGATCAAATTTCTTCGTGGCTCGTGGAATGGATGCCCAATAAAGGAGGCTATCTAATTGGAAATTTGCAACCAGCTCATATGGATTTccgatttttttctttgggaaaCTTGTGGTCTGTAATAAGCAGTATTGCGACAACAGATCAGTCACATGCTATTTTGGATCtaattgaatccaaatggggagatttgGTGGCGGACATGCCATTTAAGATTTGTTATCCTGCTCTTGAAGGCCAGGAGTGGCAGATTATCACTGGAAGTGATCCTAAGAACAC GCCCTGGTCCTACCATAATGCAGGTTCCTGGCCGACTCTGCTGTGGCAG CTCACTGTCGCTTCCATAAAGATGAATAGACCCGAAATTGCAGCAAAAGCTGTTGAGGTTGCTGAAAAACGGATATCGCGAGATAAGTGGCCAGAATACTATGACACCAAAAGGGGTAGGTTCATTGGAAAACAGGCACGCCTGTTCCAGACCTGGTCAATTGCAGGATACCTTGTGGCAAAGCTCCTGCTTGCTGATCCTAGTAAAGCCAAGATTTTGACAACTGAAGAGGATTCTGAACTGGTCAACGCCTTCTCCTGCATGATTAGTGCTAACCCAAGAAGAAAGCGTGGTCGAAAGGATTTGAAGCAGACCTACATTGTATGA